From Coriobacteriaceae bacterium, a single genomic window includes:
- a CDS encoding homocysteine S-methyltransferase family protein gives MDTSYYNRFGAEELARRLSSETLLAQGPMGSVLMSEYDAADIPPAFWNLAEPQTVSRIHRLYVAAGAQVLITNTFQASSYALKHDQITPSVAEVNRGAVDDARQAHPQLLLGSMGPIGIEWFAEDSAEYREIRGIAREQAHALLNAGVDGLLIETVTSIRNLQPILAGARDAADGMPVLVSFVVDDKGDLLGDGLNIEAAVLYAEKHGASSVGVNCCSLAAASAAVPRMVAAATTPVTVRPNVGDPVQTQDGPVWHENPEAFACACIEWRHAGAAMVGSCCGTTAITTAAMAEALDI, from the coding sequence ATGGATACGAGTTACTACAACCGCTTTGGTGCCGAGGAGCTTGCGCGCCGTTTGTCGAGTGAGACCCTGTTGGCGCAGGGCCCCATGGGCAGTGTGCTGATGAGCGAGTACGATGCCGCCGACATTCCACCGGCGTTTTGGAATCTGGCAGAGCCGCAGACCGTTTCTCGTATCCATCGCCTTTATGTCGCCGCCGGCGCGCAGGTGCTCATCACCAATACCTTTCAGGCATCAAGCTATGCCCTCAAGCACGACCAGATCACGCCGTCCGTGGCGGAGGTCAATCGCGGGGCCGTCGATGATGCCCGCCAGGCGCACCCTCAACTGCTGCTGGGCTCGATGGGCCCGATCGGTATTGAGTGGTTTGCCGAGGACTCTGCCGAGTATCGTGAGATCCGAGGCATTGCGCGCGAGCAGGCGCACGCCTTGCTCAATGCCGGTGTCGACGGCCTGCTGATCGAGACGGTGACGTCTATCCGCAATTTGCAGCCCATACTTGCCGGCGCCCGAGATGCCGCCGACGGCATGCCTGTTCTGGTGAGTTTTGTCGTTGACGATAAAGGCGATCTGCTGGGCGATGGCCTCAACATCGAGGCAGCCGTTTTGTACGCCGAGAAACACGGCGCAAGCTCGGTTGGCGTCAACTGCTGTTCGCTTGCGGCCGCGAGCGCCGCAGTGCCCAGGATGGTTGCAGCGGCGACTACGCCCGTCACGGTGCGTCCCAACGTGGGCGATCCGGTCCAGACTCAGGATGGCCCCGTATGGCACGAGAACCCCGAAGCCTTCGCGTGCGCATGCATCGAATGGAGGCATGCCGGTGCCGCAATGGTTGGCAGTTGCTGTGGAACCACGGCGATCACTACGGCGGCGATGGCCGAGGCGCTCGATATATAA
- a CDS encoding metal-dependent transcriptional regulator — translation METTNSSRELHLTVANEDYLECMVRIESEEGETNGVRSVDIAQRLGVSKASVNKAVSALKTSELVEQSHYGKVILTERGREVGTAIWYRHRLIRTFLVQELGVDFERADSEACMMEHALSEDTMNRWLAYLEKQGISVEE, via the coding sequence ATGGAAACGACAAATAGCTCGCGCGAGCTGCACCTGACGGTGGCGAACGAAGACTACTTGGAGTGCATGGTTCGCATCGAGAGCGAAGAGGGGGAGACCAACGGTGTGCGATCGGTCGATATCGCGCAGCGCCTCGGTGTCTCCAAGGCATCGGTCAATAAGGCGGTCTCGGCGCTTAAAACGTCCGAGCTTGTCGAGCAATCGCACTACGGCAAGGTCATCCTGACCGAGCGCGGTCGTGAGGTCGGTACGGCTATCTGGTACCGCCATCGCCTCATCCGCACGTTTTTGGTCCAAGAGCTCGGCGTCGATTTTGAGCGCGCCGATTCCGAGGCGTGCATGATGGAGCATGCGCTTTCCGAGGACACGATGAACCGCTGGCTCGCCTATCTCGAAAAGCAGGGAATTAGCGTCGAGGAATAG